In Sphingobacterium sp. SYP-B4668, the sequence AAGAAGACCTTAGATATATGTAGTCACCCTGCGTTCTATCGCTTGTCATATCCCTAAACTTCAAACTGATATAAGGTCCATACTCTGTACCACTAAATACTCCACCCTCGCTACCCAAAAAAGCGGACTTTCGGTAATCTGTTGATGACATCGCATCGTACAATCTTCTATCTATGGATATATTTCCTCCCTCAGCATAGCCGGTATTTGTATTATCAAAAATAGAAAAGAAACTTGCAACAAAAGTCGTTAACTCAGCATTGATATCAGCACCCCACATCGTCTCAGCTTGATTCATATCATAGAAACCATTCTTCCAATCTGCTTCACTAAGAAGAGTATAAGATTGCCTAGCAGCGTTAGCCTGCTCTGCAGCTTCCGGATACTTTCCCATTTCCAAGTAAACATCAGCCAGAAAAGCCTGAGCAACACTCTGATCAACCATCTCTTTACTAGGTCTAGTATATCCTTCCAAAGCAGCAACAGCTTCAACTAAATCTTTCTCGATTTGAGCATATACCTCACCAACTGTACTTCTATTTGGTAATGCCGTATCTGCATTAATAGGAATGGATAAATCTGATGTATGTCCAACAAATGTAGGTCCAAAAATACGTGCTAGCATGAAGTGAAAATACCCTCTAAGTGCTAAAGCCTGTCCTCTAATACCTCTTAACTCTGCATCATCAGTATTAGCATCTACGCTATTAATGATTGTATTTACATTTTTTATCTGAGTGTAGTAAGTAAACCAAGGGAAATGTGTTCTAGAATTTGTAGATACTCTACCAGTATAATTATAGTTGAACCCCCCCCAATTCAGGTTTTCCATTATGACGTCATTACCCATCAAATCGATGACCGACAAGACGCCTTTGTGTCCATAGTCTTCATGCCCCGCATATCCAGTCGTTGTAGCAGACCGTAATGTCGCAAAAACACCTCGCAAAGTGCCTAAAGTAGCTGCTGATGAAGATCCCAACTGATCCGGATTGATCGTCGACTGCGGGTCGACGGTTAGGTAGTCTTTACTACAAGAAGAAAATAAAGCCCCTGCAAGTAGTATATATATAATATTTTTCTTATTCATTTCTTTAAAATTTTACTGTTAAACCTAGAGAAACACTTCTTAATAAAGAATAACTATTAAGGGTTTGACCGTTGTTAAGTTCCCCTCCAAGTTGCATCATCCTTGGATCCATACCTTGACGTTTTGACCACATAAACAAGTTATTTCCAATAACACTTAATCGAGCATTTTTAATTCCCATCTTATCAAATGTATTGTTAGATAAGTCGTACGACACTCCAAAATTTTCCAAGCTTAGATAGCTTGCAGAAACCAAGTATAAATCAGAATTACTAAATTGAGTGTTATCCACACTTGATAGTATTGGAAGAGATGCATTCTTGTTCTCAGGGGTCCAAGTATT encodes:
- a CDS encoding RagB/SusD family nutrient uptake outer membrane protein — its product is MNKKNIIYILLAGALFSSCSKDYLTVDPQSTINPDQLGSSSAATLGTLRGVFATLRSATTTGYAGHEDYGHKGVLSVIDLMGNDVIMENLNWGGFNYNYTGRVSTNSRTHFPWFTYYTQIKNVNTIINSVDANTDDAELRGIRGQALALRGYFHFMLARIFGPTFVGHTSDLSIPINADTALPNRSTVGEVYAQIEKDLVEAVAALEGYTRPSKEMVDQSVAQAFLADVYLEMGKYPEAAEQANAARQSYTLLSEADWKNGFYDMNQAETMWGADINAELTTFVASFFSIFDNTNTGYAEGGNISIDRRLYDAMSSTDYRKSAFLGSEGGVFSGTEYGPYISLKFRDMTSDRTQGDYIYLRSSLLYYIEAEALAKSNNESGARDVLFEITSKRDPQYVKSTKTGAALIEEIITQKRIELWGEGFAWFDLKRLSKGVVRNYAGSNHPTYGKFDIPVGDSRFLFMIPQAEVDSNPDILPNNPQ